Sequence from the Paenibacillus riograndensis SBR5 genome:
AACTTGTGCAACCGTCTCATGCCCATGCTGCGTGGCAGTCTGCTCCATTTGCCGATCCTCTCCCTTTGTCATCGATCCAACGCTCCTTGCCATGCGGTACACCGCATGTTCTATTTTCGCATAAGGATATGTTCTGTCAGGGATTTTGTCCCCGGGCACAGCGGAACGGTCTGCGCTAACGCAAACCGTCCCTGTAGCCACCCCATAAGGCAGCCTGGTTCATTTCATAATTATTGTCCGACAAAAGCGGGCATCGACTGCGACGAGAAGTTAATCGTCTGAAGCATTCTCAGCAGTGCAGTTACGGTATCGAGCGAAGTCATACATACGACGCCGTTCTCTACCGCTTCACGGCGGATGCGGAAGCCGTCGCGCTCCGGTGTTTTGCCTTTGGTCAGGGTATTGAAGACGAAGTTGGCTTGACCGCTGCGAATCAGATCGAGGATGGTCGGCTCTCCCTCATCCAGCTTATTGACGTTCATCACGTTCAGGCCCGCTTGTTCAAGCGCAAGCGCCGTGCCGCCGGTGGCAATGATTTTGTAGCCCATGGCGTGGAAGCCCTTCATCAGCTCTACGGCTTCAGCCTTGTCTTTGTCCGCAACCGTTACGATGATGGCTCCGGTGGTTGGAATTTTCATGCCTGCCCCGATCAGCCCTTTGTAGAGGGCTTTGGCATACAATTTATCGCGGCCCATAACCTCGCCGGTCGATTTCATTTCCGGTCCGAGTGTAGGCTCTACTCTGCGCAGCTTGGCAAAAGAGAACACCGGCACTTTGACCGAAACATAGTCGCTCTCCGGCCACAGGCCTTCAGTGTAACCTTCCTCTTTCAGCTTGCCGCCGAGAATGGTTTTGGTGGCCAGATGGGCCATAGGAATGCCGGTCACCTTGCTGAGGAAAGGAACCGTACGCGAGGAGCGCGGGTTGACCTCGATGACATACACTTCATTTTGATAAATGACAAACTGGATATTCACCAGCCCGACCGTTTTCAGTTCTTTGGCGATCTTGATCGTGATGTCAGCGATCTTCTGCTTCAGGCCTTCATCCAGATACTGCGGAGGATATACGGCGATGGAGTCACCGGAGTGAACCCCTGCGCGCTCAACATGCTCCATGATACCCGGGATGACTACCGTCTCGCCGTCGCAGATGGCATCGACTTCAACCTCTTTGCCCAGCATGTAACGGTCGATCAGCACCGGATGCTCCGGATTGACCTTCACTGCTTCAGCCATGTAGCTCAGCAGCTCCGTATCATTGTACACGATCTCCATGGCACGGCCGCCCAGCACGTAGGAAGGACGTACCAGAACCGGATAGCCGAGCGATTGAGCAGTTTCTACCGCTTCATCGATGTTGATGACCGTTTTGCCCTTCGGTTGGGCGATATCCAGACGGGCCAGCAGGGCTTCGAACTTCTTGCGGTCCTCGGCTTCATCGATGCTGTCCAGGCTGGTGCCCAGAATATTCACGCCGGCCGCAGCCAGCGGTGCAGCCAGGTTAATCGCCGTCTGGCCGCCGAATTGGACGATGACCCCGATTGGATTTTCCTGGGCAATAACATTCATGACATCCTCAAAGAACAGCGGTTCAAAGTACAACCGGTCCGAGGTATTGAAGTCCGTAGAAACTGTCTCCGGATTGTTATTGATAATTACAGCTTCATAGCCGGCTTTTTGAATCGCCCAAACCGCATGAACCGTAGAATAGTCGAATTCGATGCCCTGGCCGATGCGGATCGGACCGGAGCCCAGCACGATTACTTTCTGCTTATCGGAATGAATAACCTCGTTCTCGGTTTCATAGGTCGAGTAATAGTATGGCGTAGAGGCTTCGAATTCAGCGGCGCAGGTATCCACCATTTTGAATACCGGGACCAGCCCCTGCTGCAGACGCAGCACGCGCACCTCGGATTCCTTCGTCTGCTCAAGGCCAGGACGGCCTTCAGCGCGGATCTCGGCAATCGCACGGTCAGTGAAACCCTTGCGCTTCGCCTGATAGAGTGTTTCCGGCGACAGTGTCGCTTCGCTGCGGATCACCTCTTCAAAGTTCACCAGGCCTTCGATCTTGGAGAGGAACCACCAGTCCACGCTGGTAATATCCTGAATCTCCTGCAGGCCGTAACCACGGCGGAACGCTTCAGCAATCAGGAACAGGCGCTCATCATCCGCCTTGGCAAGTCTTGTGCGCAGCACACTGTCTTCCAGCTGCTCTGCGCCAGGAAGCTTGAAGCGGTGAATGCCGATTTCCAGGGAACGGATCGCCTTGTGAATCGACTCTTCGAAGGTACGGCCAATCGCCATGACCTCACCGGTTGCTTTCATCTGCGTGCCCAGCTTGCGGTTCGCATAGATGAACTTGTCAAACGGCCAGCGCGGAATTTTGCTGACGATATAGTCCAGTGTCGGCTCGAAGCAGGCATACGTCTGGCCGGTAACCGGATTGACGATTTCATCCAGCGTGTAGCCCAGGGCGATTTTGGCCGCCATCTTGGCAATCGGATAACCGGTCGCCTTCGACGCCAGCGCCGAGGAACGGCTGACACGCGGGTTCACTTCAATCACATAATACTGATAGCTCTGCGGGTCGAGCGCGAACTGCACATTGCAGCCGCCTTCGATGTTCAGTGCACGGATGATCTTCAAGGAGGCGCTGCGCAGCATCTGGTACTCACGGTCAGACAAGGTCTGGCTTGGCGCTACGACAATACTGTCGCCTGTGTGTACGCCAACCGGGTCAAAGTTCTCCATGTTGCAGACCACGATACAGTTGTCGTTCGCGTCGCGCATCACCTCATATTCGACTTCCTTCATGCCGGCGATGCTCTTCTCCACCAGACATTGGCCGATCGGACTGTACCGGATACCTGCTTTGACGGTTTCGCGCAGCTCTTCCTCGTTGTCGCAAATCCCGCCGCCCGTCCCACCCAGCGTGTACGCAGGGCGGACGATCAGCGGGTAGCCGATCCCGGCTGCGAAGCCCATGGCTTCCTCCACACTGGTGATGATCGTGCTCTCCGGCACCGGCTGCTCCAGCTCGCGCATCAGCTCGCGGAACAAATCGCGGTCCTCCGCCTTCTCGATGGATCCCAGCTGTGTACCCAGCAGCTTCACGTTCTCCTGCTCCAGCACGCCTGCGCGGGCCAGCTCCACAGCCATGTTCAGTCCGGTCTGTCCGCCCAGAGTTGGCAGCAGTCCATCGGGACGCTCTTGGCGGATAATCCCGGTCACAAATTCAAGGGTGATCGGCTCGATGTATACCTTGTCGGCCATATTGGTATCGGTCATGATGGTAGCCGGGTTGCTGTTGATCAGCACAACCTCCACGCCTTCTTCTTTCAGCGCCTGGCAGGCCTGGGTTCCGGCATAGTCGAACTCGGCAGCCTGGCCGATGACGATCGGGCCGGAGCCGATGACGAGGATTTTCTTAAGCTTTTCGTTCTTTGGCATGTTATAGCGCTCCTTTCACGGCTTCGAGCTGCGGTGTAATAGTTAGTTCCGTGATTCTGGCGTTGGCCGCAAGCTGCGCCTGGCGCGAGCCTGCCGGTGTCTTGGCCTTGTGATCGGCAATCATTTGCAGGAAACGGTCGAACAAATAGCTGCTGTCATGCGGTCCCGGCGCCGCTTCCGGATGGTATTGCACCGAAAATGCGGGGTAACGGGTATGCTTCAGTCCTTCAACGGTCTTATCATTGTTGTTGATATGTGTCACTTCCAGGTCGGTCTTCCGCACAGACTCCTCGTTAACCGTGTAGCCATGGTTCTGGGAGGTGATGAAGCAGCGCCCGCTTTCGAGTTCTTTTACCGGATGGTTGCCGCCGCGGTGGCCGAATTTAAGCTTCTCCGTATCCGCACCGCAAGCCAGTGCGAACAATTGATGCCCCAGGCAGATGCCGAAGATCGGATATTCGCCGAGCAGCTCGGAGATCGTCTTTACGGCGTAAGGCACATCCTTCGGGTCCCCGGGGCCGTTGGAGAGCTGAATGCCGTCGGGATTAAGGCGGCGGATCTCATCTGCGGTCACGTCATGCGGCACAACAACCACATCGCAGCCGCGGTTATTCAGTTCACGCAGGATGCCGGTTTTGGCGCCGTAATCGACAAGCACGATCCGCTCCTTGTTGCCAGGGCTGTTATAGGCTGCCGTAGTAGAGGTGCGGGCCACCTGGTTGCGCAGCTCTTCAATGGTCGTATCCCCCATCATTTCCATGAGCTCTTCCACACGCTTATTGGAGGTGGTAAGGATCGCCTTCATGGTGCCGTAATGGCGGATAATGCGGGTGAGCATCCGGGTATCAATTTCGCTGATTCCGGGAATGCCATATTCCTTCAGCAAATCGTCTACGCTGTATTCAGCGCGCCAGTTGCTCGGCACCGCCTCATGGCGGCGCACGACAAAGCCGTGCACGAATGGGCGCACAGATTCGAAATCATCGCGGGTGATGCCGTAGTTTCCGATCAGGGGGTAAGTCATGGTCACGATCTGGCCGCAGTAGGAAGGGTCCGACAGCACCTCCTGATAACCCGTAATCCCTGTGTTAAAAACAACCTCGCCCGTCTTCTCGCCTTCCGCACCAAATGCGGTGCCAGTGAACAGCGTTCCGTCCTGAAGCAGCAATCTCGCCTGCATTTCCTTCCACTCCTTCTGGTTTCTGTAGTCTGGTTCTTATGTCTGGCCTCAATTAACCGGAGCAGGCGCACGAAAACGCCGCCGTATGTCAACCTGCCCCATACAGCCGGCAGCTTCGTCCTACCCGTCCGTCCGTTATTCTTCAGTCCATACAGCTGTGCCGTTTACCCATGTTTTGACCGGCCAGCCTTTAAGCTTCCATCCGCCAAAAGGTGTATTGCGTCCTTTGCTGGCAAACGAAGCGGGATCAACTTCCTTTTCTTCCGTAAGATCAATCAGTGTCAGGTCCGCAGGCAGCCCAACCGTGAGGCTGCCTGTATTCAGCCGGAATACCCGGGCCGGATCAGCCGTCATGCGCTGTACCAGCAGCGACAGGTCCCATTTGCCGGTTGCCACAAAAGCGGTATACAGCAGCGGGAACGCTGTCTCAAAGCCCACGATGCCGAATGGCGCAAGCTGCATGCCTTTGGCTTTTTCTTCTTCGCTGTGCGGTGCATGATCGGTAACGATGATATCGATTGTACCGTCCAGGAGCCCGGCGATGCAGGCCTCCACATCGCGGCGCGAGCGCAGCGGCGGGTTCATTTTCCAATTGGCGTCCAGCCCCGGAATGTCTTCTTCCGAGAGCAGCAGATGATGCGGGCATACCTCCGCGGTCACCTTGATGCCGATCTCCTTCGCCTGGCGGATCAGCCGAACAGATTGTTCTGTGCTGACATGGCAGACATGATAGTGTACCCCGGTTGCCTCAGCGAGCAGAATATCACGTCCGACATGAATGGCCTCTGATTCATTCGGAATCCCCCTCAATCCATGCTTGGCGGCAAAAGTACCTTCGGCTACCGCGCAGCCTTCCACCAGCGAGTTGTCTTCACAGTGGGCAATCACCGGCATATCCAGCCCTGCCGCGATCTTCATCGCATCCTTCATCATCTGGGCGCTCTGTACACCCACACCGTCATCCGTGAAGCCAATCGCTCCAGCCTCTTTCAAGGCGGCAAAATCAGTCAGCTCGCGTCCCAGCTCATTCTTCGTAATGGCTGCATAGGGCAGCACCTTCACCAGTCCGGCTTCAGCGGCTTTATCCTTCACGAACTGTACAATTTCCGGACTGTCCGTTACAGGGCGGGTATTCGGCATGCAGGCGATTGTAGTGAATCCGCCTTTTGCTGCTGAACGTGCTCCAGTTTCGATGGTTTCCTTATGCTCAAAACCTGGCTCGCGCAGATGCACATGCATATCGATCAGCCCCGGAATCAGCAGCTTTCCTTCCGCTTCAACAATCTCTCCGGCTTCATCCACAGCCTCGCTGCCGTCCTTGATTGCGGAGATAATTCCATCCTGCACCACGATATGTTTGCGCTCTAGCACGCCTTCCCCATTCAATACACTGGCGTTCTTGATGATCACGGTTATGATTCTCCTTTTACCCGCAGGCGTTCGGCCGCGAGCTCTGTAGTTATTATATAATAAAAATTCATCTTTGTGTATAATTATTAAATAGATTGTGTCAGGTTTTTTAGTGTATCGCTCTTTCAATTACGGCCATGCGCACAGGCACGCCGTTAGCCATCTGAGGGAAAATCCGTGATTTGTCGCTTTCCACCACAGCATCATCAATCTCAACATTCCGGTTCACCGGTGCCGGGTGCATGATAATTGTATTCTTGTCCAGTTTCGCGGCACGTTCTTCCGTAAGTCCGAACTGCTTCCGGTACTCGTCTGCGGATTGGAGGATACCCGTTGCATGGCGCTCCAGCTGCACACGCAGCATCATGACCACATCTGCTTTCAGCGCTTCCTCCATGGTTACATAAGGCGCGAACTCGGCCAGCTCGGGAGCTTTCATATTATCGGGAGCGCAGAACTGAACCTTGGCGCCCATTTTCGTCAGTCCCCAGAGGTTCGAGCGGGCCACCCGGCTATGCATAATATCCCCGATAATTGACACTTTGAGGCCCTTCAGTTCGCCAAAATTTTTGCTCATGGTGTATAGATCCAGCAGCGCCTGAGTCGGATGCTCGTTATTGCCGTCCCCTGCATTGATCAGCGGGATGGATACCTTCTCCGCCAGCTGCTGCAGCACCCCGGCAGGCTTCAAACGCACAACTCCAGCGTCGATCCCCATCGATTCCAGCGTACGCACGGTGTCGTAGATCGATTCGCCTTTTTCTACACTGGAAGCCGCAGCCGTAAAGTTCAGGACCTGAACACCCAGGCGTTTCTCAGCCATTTCGAAGGAAAACCGGGTCCGCGTGCTGTTCTCAAAAAACATGTTCGCTACAAAATGTGATCTCAGCACCGGTGTCAGCTTCTCGGCTTGATTGTCCCAGTAGGCCGTTCTGTTCAAAAGCTGGAGGATTTCCGTCCGGTCCAATTCCTTAATCCCCAGAAGACTGCGTTCCTTCACCTTGGTTGCTGTCATCATTGTCATCGTTCCTCCCGGTTGGAAATAATGTAAACCTCATCCTTGCCGTCGAACTCGGTCAGCGCCACTTCGATCTGCTCATGTCTGGAGGTAGGTACGTTCTTGCCGATGTAGTCCGGCCGGATCGGAAGCTCACGGTGACCACGGTCTGCAAGCACAGCCAACTGGATCATCCGCGGCCGTCCGCAATCCATCAAGGCGTCCATGGCAGCGCGGATCGTGCGGCCGGTGTATAGGACATCATCGAACAAAATCACTTTCTTGTCCTTAATACCTGAGGAACCGGCGGGCAAAGTAAGATTGCTGTTCACCACCGTACGGTCCATGGCTTCGCGGTTATCGCCGCCCCCCTCACGGTCATCGCGGTAGTGCGTGATGTCCAGCTCGCCGTATGGGATATCGACGCCTTCAATCTCCTTGATGCGTTCGGCAATCCGCTGCGCCAGATACACTCCCCGTGTGCGGATGCCCACCAGCAGGCAATTCTCAATACCCTTGTTCTTCTCCAAAATCTCATGGGCAATGCGCGACAGCGCGCGGCGGATTGCCGTTTCGTCCATAATCACATTTTTTTCAGTAACCATCATCCCTGCCATCCTCCTGCTTGATCGCCTGTTCAAGTTCCCCGGATAACAAAAAACTCCTTGCCCGAAGCAGGCAAGGAGTGAAATCCGCAGATTCAAAAAGATGGCGTGTCCGCGCGCATAAAAGAACCCTCCGTAGGCATACGGATTCCTCTCTTCATGACGCGAACCTCGATTCACGTTACCTTGCCAGCCTCACGGGACTGAATTAAAGGCGCATATTCAACTACGAGAATTATGACAGATGTTGCGGCGGGTGTCAAATAGGGGAGTGAACAAAAAAACTGTTGTTATGGTGAAAGGTGTAACTCCGGGGAATGTTTGGACTTCCGGCCGCTGTTGTCTCCAGATGTTCTGAATATAGTCGCTGGTAGCGGACAACATCCGGAGACAAAGGCGGACGCTACCGCTCCTCCAGTTCCAAACTTCCCCTCCGTTACTTCGCACCATAAAATCAGGCTTTTAGTTCAATAGCTTAAAGCAAAAAATCCAGCTTCTTTATCACGAAGCTGGAGGGTAATTAACGGCTGAAAGAAGGAAGGGTGACTGAGTGCACAACGCTCGCCCAGAAGTCCGCTAAGACATGCATTGGGGACCGTATGTTATCGTGTGGGGCATTCTGTGGACACGATGAGCTTCCTTCACGATTGATCCGCAGCCGTTGCGGACAGGAAAGCCGTTATTGAAGGAAGATTCAGCTATTCCGCAAGACAACGGACAGGGATGCCTTTATTTGTCTCTTTGCCTTTTATTCCAGGCTCTATCGGACGATATAACGGCTCCTGAGTCCGTAACCGCTGAAAAAACAAGGTTTTTGGCAAAATAAGGGCTCCTCAGTCCGCTCAGTATATAAATTCTTATCATGAAGAAAAAGCCGCCGCAGATTTCTCCGCAGCAGCCTTAAAAACTACATTACTAAACTTAATTAAAATTCAAATTCAACGTCGCTAAGGCGTCTCTGAATTTCCGAGATGACGCGTTTCTCTTCTTCCTCGCCCTTGGCGATGAAGGTTACAGAGAAACGGACGAACGGGCCGGCATCATCCCAAGGCACGGTGGAGATCAGCTTCTCGCGGATCAGGAACTGCGAGAAGTCTTCGCCGGATTCAAAACGGCGTCCACCCTTAATGCCTTTTGGAGCAGCCACATAAAGGAAAAATGAGCCTTTAGGTTTCTCAGCCGAGAAGCCCAGACTGTTCAGCGCATCCACCAGCATGTTGTGGCGGCGGGAATACTTGGCGGCAATCGCTTCGGTAATTTCAGGATGCTCCAGGCCATAAGCCGCTGCCTTCTGAATAGCGATGAATTGACCGGAATCATTGTTGTCCTTCACATCGCTGAACGCCTTGACTACCAGCGGGTTGCCGGCTACGAACCCGATTCTCCAGCCGGTCATGTTGTAGGACTTGGACAAGGAATGCAGCTCTACACCGACATCCTTCGCACCCGGTACGGACAGGAAGCTGAGCGGCTTCATACCGTCATAAGTCAAGGCAGCGTATGGCGCATCGTGAATGACGACTACATCATATTTTTTCGCCCAGGCTACCACTTCACTGAAAAATTCAGGAGTTGCGCTTGCACCCGTCGGATTGTTTGGATAGTTCAGGTAAAGCAACTTTGCTTTGCGGGCCACATCTTCCGGAATGGAGTTGAGGTCAGGCAGGAAGTTGTTTTCTTTCTTCAGCTCCACAGTGAACACTTGTCCACCCAGATATTTCGTGTGTGTGCCCAGCACGGGATAACCCGGAACTGTCATAATGGTAATGTCTCCCGGGTTAATGAAGCAGGATGGCAGCATCGCCAGCGCAGGCTTCGAACCAATGGAGTGCACGACCTCAGTTACAGGGTCAATGCCGTCCACTCTGAAAACTTCCTTCAGGTAAGCGGCGGCAGCGGCTTTGAACTCCGGGATTCCGTTATCGGAATATCCGCGGTTTTCTTCTTTGGCGGCTTCTACCGCGAGCTTGGCGACGATCCCTTCGTCCGCCATTTCATCAGGCTCGCCCACGCCCATATCAATCAGCTCAATATTCGGAAAATCCTGTTTCGCCGACGCTTTGGCGCGTTTGATTTTCTCAAATTTGTAGATGGCTGTATCTTTGCCATAATTCGCACCGCCGATGCGGTCCGCAAAATTAGTCTGAATGAAGGTCTCCTGATATTGTTCAATACTCATAATCTTTGCCTCATCTCCTGCTTTTTTTGTTCCTACATAAACTGAACTTATGATTTTTTTTCAATTTGTATATGTTCTAAATATGCCGCAAAGCTGCCTTCAAAACCATGGATTTATAATCACTTGATTTGTACTTATCTGCTCCGCAGAGCAAACAGCACTTCTTCCATATCGGCCGGAATCGGCGCGCTGTACTCCATATATTCACCGGTGGAGGGATGCACAAACCCCAGAACAGCGGCATGCAGGGCCTGTCCGTTCATAGTCGTCCCTTTGCTGCGTCCGTAGATGGGATCTCCGACCAGCGGATGACCGATAAACTTCATATGCACACGAATCTGGTGCGTGCGTCCGGTCTCCAGCTGCAGCTCCAGCAGGGTACAATCCCCAAATCGCTCCAGCACGGTAAAATGGGTCACAGACCGTTTGCTGTTCTTCTCTGTTACGGTATAGAGCTTGCGGTCATGCGGATCACGGCCAATAGGCGCATCTACCGTACCTTGGTCATGGGACAGGTTACCGTGCACTACAGCGATGTAGCGGCGGGTTACGCTATGCTCCTTGAGCTGGGCTGCGAGCGAAGCATGGCTGGCATCATTTTTGGCGGCCATAATCAGTCCGGAGGTGTCTTTATCAATACGGTGCACAATCCCCGGACGAATCTCGCCGTTAATGCCGGACAGGTCCTTGCAATGATACATCAGCGCATTGACCAGTGTGCCGGACGGATGGCCGACTGCCGGATGAACCACCATCCCGCGCGGTTTATTTACAACAATAACATCGCTGTCTTCATAGACCACTTCAAGCGGAATATCCTCCGCAATCAGGTCTGTTGCTTCAGCTTCCGGCACAGCAACTGCAACCACATCGCCTTCGGCCAGCTTATAGTTGGCTTTTACCGGAGCGCCGTTTACGGTTACATGTCCTCCGCTGATCCACAGCTGTACCTGGGAGCGTGAAATGTCATCTTCCCAAGACTCTGTAATGTATTTATCGATCCGCTCCCGGGCATTCTCTCCGGCAACAGTCCATTCCGTGACGTCCCTTTCCTCTTCGAAGGCGCCGGAAGGCACCTGCTGATTGACGTCCTTGTTCAACTCATTCATTCCCTTCCCTGACTTCCTTGGTTTCCTTAACCTCGTTGATTTCTTCTCCGCTCTTCATATCAAGCAGCGTATCCAGAATAATCAGCCCCACCCCGATCACGATGCAGGAATCCGCCACATTAAAGATCGGAAAGGTGTAGCTGCCGAAATTGAACATCAGGAAGTCAACAACCTCTCCGTTCAAAAGCCGGTCCAGAAAATTGCCTACAGCTCCGCCGAGTACCAGCGCCAGTGCAGTGGGCAGCAGCTTGCGGGTTGCTTTTGCCTTGTTCAAATACCAGACAATTCCGGACACAACAATAACGGTGACCACGACAAAAAACCACTGCTGTCCCTGAAGAATGCCAAAGGCAGCTCCTTGATTGCGGTGGGAGGTGATAATGAAAAAATCCTTGATAACCGGAATCTGCTCGCCGAGCTCCAGCCGGGTAGCAATCAAATACTTGGTACCCTGGTCTACCAAAAATACGATAAGCGCAATCAGATAGTACACCACAGAAGTTGTCACTCCGTTCTTATTTTTCCCGCTGCAGGCGGTACGAATACTGTATAAAGACTTGTATATTGTAGCACAGGCCTCAAGAAGCCGTCTATTGCAAGGACAGGGCCGCGCGCCCCAGACCGGGGAGTATTTGCCATGCTAAAAAACCAGTTCTCCGGTCAACCTATCCAATAAGCATCCGGAACATACCGCAAACGAACGATGCTGAGAATGTATACGAAAGGAGCGATCCCTATGAGCCATCTGCCGGCAGAGCAGCTCGCCAAGCTGCGGGCTGCGATCATTCAGCAGCGGGAAGATATTGAACATAGATTGAAAAACAGCGCCCACTACGGGCTGCAGGACTCCATGCGTGACATGACTGGAGATCTGACGGAGATTGACAACCACCCCGGCGATGCCGCCACGGAGCTGTATCACCGGTCCATGGATATTTCATTGTTGGAGCGTGACGAGCATGAGCTGGACAACATCGCTGCAGCCTTAGCTGCCATGGATGAAGGAACCTATGGGGTCTGCGCAGTCTGCGGCGAATCCATCCCCCTGGAACGCTTGAATGCCGTACCGCTAACCCGCTTCTGCAAAGAGCATAACCCTCGCCAAAGCTCGCCTTTCACAAGGCCTGCAGAAGAGGAATTTCTGTCCCCGCCTTTTGGCCGCACCAGTCTGGATGAACGCGGGGAACAGAACCGGTTCGACGGTGAAGACGCCTGGCAGATTGTGGAGAGCTGGGGCAGCTCCAATTCACCTGCTATGGCCGAGGGCAATGACATTTCTTCTTATAATGATATGGAGATTGAAGCTGACGAAACCGAGGGCTTCGTGGAGCCTTGGGAGAACTTTATCGCTACCGACATCGCCGGGAACCATATGATGGTCATCAAGGGATCAAGCTACCGCCACTATATGGACAGCGGGGAAGGCAGCTATCTTCTCGATCCGCTGAGTAAAAAAGAAAGGGAGTAGCCTGGGGCTGCTCTTTTTTACATATATTAGGGGCCCCGCAAAGTATGTGAATTAGCTTCCATGCAAAGGCAAACTTTTGCGGGTTTTTTTAAAAAGTCTTCAGCTCCAGTTGATGTTGTACAATCCGCACAATGTCTGCAATGTAATCGCCGATGATCGGCAGATTGAGCGCCCCAAGAACCTGAAGCACATAAATGATCGTTGCGGCAAAAAAAGTAAAGCCCAGCGCAATCCCCAATCCCCGCGCCGTTCCCGACAGGACATTCAGCCAAACCAGACGCCAGGGTGAGTTCAGGAGCTGCGTATATTCGGCGATCCGCGCTTTCTCCATCTGCTGGACCAGCCCGGTTGTCAGCCGGTAGACCGCATTCAGCTTTTCTTCCGGCGGAATTTCGCCAGGATCACCGCTAATGCCGCGGAAATCTGCAGGAGGCTGGTCCGGACCATGTGCATTCACGTGCACAGAACGCCCCTGCTTCATTGCCGCCCGCTCAAACTGACGCGGTGTATGCTTTTCTGGAGTATTGCTGTCCGCCTGACTGCTTATGCCCTGCTGCGTGCTGCTGCCCGCCCCGGATGTTCTGATCGAGATTCTTCCTGTTTTCCCGAAGCGGTGCTTGTCCTCTTGCCGTCCCTCCATGGCGTTGACTCCTCCCTAGCGTCACTTAAGGTCCACAAAGTAAACGAGCCCGGTCAAAAGAGAGAGGACTCTCTTTAAGCACCGGGCTCGTCATTTTGCCGCTAACCCCTAGAATCTTATCCTTTGCCGCTAGTATATGCCATTTAGGGACAGGTAATGCACACCTTTAGGCTCCGATATGAATTCCGATCGATTTGCCTCCGGCTTCTACGGTCTCAAACGCATGCTCTCCATCGAAATCAACTGTAGTTACCAGCACATTCTCGCGGAGCACATGTTCAAATGCCGTCACTGCCGCTTTCAGCTCGCCGTCCACCTTAAGCGTCAGCGCGATCCGTTTCTCAATCGGCAGATCCAGGCGTTTGCGGTAATCCTGGACCGCGCGCACGATCTCGCGTACCCAGCCTTCCTGCTCCAGCTCCGGTGTGATCTC
This genomic interval carries:
- the carB gene encoding carbamoyl-phosphate synthase large subunit; its protein translation is MPKNEKLKKILVIGSGPIVIGQAAEFDYAGTQACQALKEEGVEVVLINSNPATIMTDTNMADKVYIEPITLEFVTGIIRQERPDGLLPTLGGQTGLNMAVELARAGVLEQENVKLLGTQLGSIEKAEDRDLFRELMRELEQPVPESTIITSVEEAMGFAAGIGYPLIVRPAYTLGGTGGGICDNEEELRETVKAGIRYSPIGQCLVEKSIAGMKEVEYEVMRDANDNCIVVCNMENFDPVGVHTGDSIVVAPSQTLSDREYQMLRSASLKIIRALNIEGGCNVQFALDPQSYQYYVIEVNPRVSRSSALASKATGYPIAKMAAKIALGYTLDEIVNPVTGQTYACFEPTLDYIVSKIPRWPFDKFIYANRKLGTQMKATGEVMAIGRTFEESIHKAIRSLEIGIHRFKLPGAEQLEDSVLRTRLAKADDERLFLIAEAFRRGYGLQEIQDITSVDWWFLSKIEGLVNFEEVIRSEATLSPETLYQAKRKGFTDRAIAEIRAEGRPGLEQTKESEVRVLRLQQGLVPVFKMVDTCAAEFEASTPYYYSTYETENEVIHSDKQKVIVLGSGPIRIGQGIEFDYSTVHAVWAIQKAGYEAVIINNNPETVSTDFNTSDRLYFEPLFFEDVMNVIAQENPIGVIVQFGGQTAINLAAPLAAAGVNILGTSLDSIDEAEDRKKFEALLARLDIAQPKGKTVINIDEAVETAQSLGYPVLVRPSYVLGGRAMEIVYNDTELLSYMAEAVKVNPEHPVLIDRYMLGKEVEVDAICDGETVVIPGIMEHVERAGVHSGDSIAVYPPQYLDEGLKQKIADITIKIAKELKTVGLVNIQFVIYQNEVYVIEVNPRSSRTVPFLSKVTGIPMAHLATKTILGGKLKEEGYTEGLWPESDYVSVKVPVFSFAKLRRVEPTLGPEMKSTGEVMGRDKLYAKALYKGLIGAGMKIPTTGAIIVTVADKDKAEAVELMKGFHAMGYKIIATGGTALALEQAGLNVMNVNKLDEGEPTILDLIRSGQANFVFNTLTKGKTPERDGFRIRREAVENGVVCMTSLDTVTALLRMLQTINFSSQSMPAFVGQ
- the carA gene encoding glutamine-hydrolyzing carbamoyl-phosphate synthase small subunit yields the protein MQARLLLQDGTLFTGTAFGAEGEKTGEVVFNTGITGYQEVLSDPSYCGQIVTMTYPLIGNYGITRDDFESVRPFVHGFVVRRHEAVPSNWRAEYSVDDLLKEYGIPGISEIDTRMLTRIIRHYGTMKAILTTSNKRVEELMEMMGDTTIEELRNQVARTSTTAAYNSPGNKERIVLVDYGAKTGILRELNNRGCDVVVVPHDVTADEIRRLNPDGIQLSNGPGDPKDVPYAVKTISELLGEYPIFGICLGHQLFALACGADTEKLKFGHRGGNHPVKELESGRCFITSQNHGYTVNEESVRKTDLEVTHINNNDKTVEGLKHTRYPAFSVQYHPEAAPGPHDSSYLFDRFLQMIADHKAKTPAGSRQAQLAANARITELTITPQLEAVKGAL
- a CDS encoding dihydroorotase, producing the protein MTVIIKNASVLNGEGVLERKHIVVQDGIISAIKDGSEAVDEAGEIVEAEGKLLIPGLIDMHVHLREPGFEHKETIETGARSAAKGGFTTIACMPNTRPVTDSPEIVQFVKDKAAEAGLVKVLPYAAITKNELGRELTDFAALKEAGAIGFTDDGVGVQSAQMMKDAMKIAAGLDMPVIAHCEDNSLVEGCAVAEGTFAAKHGLRGIPNESEAIHVGRDILLAEATGVHYHVCHVSTEQSVRLIRQAKEIGIKVTAEVCPHHLLLSEEDIPGLDANWKMNPPLRSRRDVEACIAGLLDGTIDIIVTDHAPHSEEEKAKGMQLAPFGIVGFETAFPLLYTAFVATGKWDLSLLVQRMTADPARVFRLNTGSLTVGLPADLTLIDLTEEKEVDPASFASKGRNTPFGGWKLKGWPVKTWVNGTAVWTEE
- a CDS encoding aspartate carbamoyltransferase catalytic subunit, with product MMTATKVKERSLLGIKELDRTEILQLLNRTAYWDNQAEKLTPVLRSHFVANMFFENSTRTRFSFEMAEKRLGVQVLNFTAAASSVEKGESIYDTVRTLESMGIDAGVVRLKPAGVLQQLAEKVSIPLINAGDGNNEHPTQALLDLYTMSKNFGELKGLKVSIIGDIMHSRVARSNLWGLTKMGAKVQFCAPDNMKAPELAEFAPYVTMEEALKADVVMMLRVQLERHATGILQSADEYRKQFGLTEERAAKLDKNTIIMHPAPVNRNVEIDDAVVESDKSRIFPQMANGVPVRMAVIERAIH